A genomic window from Jatrophihabitans sp. includes:
- a CDS encoding ParB N-terminal domain-containing protein produces the protein MPSRTNTAPTQAAAQPDPSSAATATAETFEGRSELVHLDPRTLLITDNIRRKGDLTDEFVASIRQHGVLVPIVALSTSQGAQVRYGQRRTLAAIEACRPTVPVMLLTGEIGEDLDRIVEQWHENEHRTGLSVSDQAAAAEQLAAFGLSAEMISKRLRTPKRRIDRALQVAKSELASKSADRYDLTLEQAAVLAEFEKDTETVTALIAAARKGPVSFEHVAQVARDARARAELIATAEAKLDKANVRRITSQEAKQTGTSALNDLTNGTDRDPIKPTQHKKCPGHAAYVSENWRGVETVYVCTDWRKHGHKNRWASSASLSSTPSAPMTATEADALTEQARTERRRVIDNNKAWASAEKVRRTWLKSYLTRKTPQKGTTTYIAAELAHGDHALRRAMESLSMLPELLGCKGRLDLAATADTTSEGRGQVIALGIILAAMESSVTREAWRTPQPAAKRYFRFLATIGYELSDVEQLVLNKPRTRRPADSPAAVATVAGAAPLEDQSAGVPAGDQAVA, from the coding sequence ATGCCCAGCCGCACCAACACTGCACCCACCCAGGCCGCCGCGCAACCGGACCCGAGCAGCGCCGCGACGGCCACGGCCGAGACCTTCGAAGGCCGCAGCGAACTCGTCCACCTGGACCCCCGCACCCTGCTGATAACGGACAACATCCGTCGCAAAGGCGACCTGACGGACGAGTTCGTCGCCTCCATCCGCCAGCACGGGGTCCTGGTGCCCATCGTCGCCCTGAGCACCAGCCAGGGGGCACAGGTCCGCTACGGCCAGCGCCGCACCCTGGCCGCGATCGAGGCCTGCCGACCCACCGTGCCGGTCATGCTCCTCACGGGCGAGATCGGCGAGGACCTGGACCGCATCGTTGAGCAGTGGCACGAAAACGAACACCGGACCGGCCTATCAGTCTCTGACCAAGCCGCCGCCGCCGAGCAGCTCGCCGCATTCGGCCTCAGCGCTGAGATGATCAGCAAGCGCCTCCGGACGCCTAAGCGGCGGATCGACCGAGCGCTGCAGGTTGCCAAGTCCGAGCTGGCGAGCAAGTCGGCTGATCGCTACGACCTCACCCTGGAACAGGCAGCCGTACTCGCCGAGTTCGAAAAGGACACCGAGACCGTGACGGCGCTGATCGCTGCCGCCAGGAAGGGCCCGGTGTCCTTCGAGCACGTCGCCCAGGTCGCCCGCGACGCCCGAGCACGCGCCGAGCTGATCGCCACCGCCGAGGCCAAGCTGGACAAGGCAAACGTCCGCCGCATAACGAGCCAGGAGGCCAAGCAGACCGGCACCTCCGCCCTGAACGACCTAACCAACGGCACAGACCGCGACCCGATCAAACCCACCCAGCACAAGAAGTGCCCCGGCCACGCCGCCTACGTCTCCGAGAACTGGCGCGGCGTTGAAACCGTGTACGTCTGCACCGACTGGCGCAAGCACGGCCACAAGAACCGCTGGGCCAGCTCAGCCAGTCTCTCCAGCACCCCTTCTGCGCCGATGACCGCGACCGAGGCCGACGCGCTCACCGAGCAGGCCCGCACGGAGCGCCGCCGGGTGATCGACAACAACAAGGCCTGGGCCAGCGCCGAGAAGGTACGCCGGACCTGGTTGAAGTCCTACCTCACCCGCAAGACCCCGCAGAAAGGCACCACCACCTACATCGCGGCCGAGCTGGCCCACGGCGACCACGCGCTCCGCCGCGCCATGGAAAGCCTCAGCATGCTGCCCGAACTGCTGGGCTGCAAGGGACGCCTTGACCTCGCCGCCACCGCCGATACCACCAGCGAGGGCCGGGGCCAGGTCATCGCCCTGGGGATCATCCTCGCCGCGATGGAGTCCAGCGTGACCCGAGAAGCCTGGCGAACCCCTCAGCCCGCCGCCAAGCGCTACTTCCGCTTCCTCGCCACGATCGGCTACGAACTGTCCGACGTGGAGCAACTCGTGCTCAACAAGCCCCGCACCCGCCGCCCGGCCGACTCTCCCGCCGCCGTGGCAACTGTCGCTGGAGCAGCCCCGCTGGAGGACCAGTCCGCGGGAGTCCCAGCCGGTGACCAGGCAGTGGCGTAG
- a CDS encoding SIR2 family protein, which yields MRTQAHALGMRATGTAWLLGAGASAESAVPTAGQLIDRLLTELYARENNLTVAEVEARPNWLQNVRAAYDGRKGLPALRDVAMYSAVFDRVFPEQDIRARWLEGELDGRRPHFGHRGLAAMMAAGVAPLVVTTNFDPLIEDAYDGLRAVLGLPRLTVLAPHSSANTDYAVATDKSPLLMKIHGDLGTVTPMNTVDELAVGDEVLRGAVRSKLSRFGLIVVGYSGRDQAVMRMLTDVLEHDTPYPNGLTWMRRPEDELAPEVLELLEAARSAGVSPVQELVAGNFSDLMTHVRRAVVLPDNITDYLAQLSPPPVRRPAAMPAPAQEGRYPQVHLCAARVLAAPGQARVLDVPSKVTAEQVRDALRHAHAKASAAKVDGRWLGFGRDFDLQQALRPLGGNPTEQVVSLNASDSTLVHGLLVEVAALACGHVRGLTPVLRTNRRHQVRVATPRSEIGSSRAQSVLSSAAGGPVTGTLKVEGLTVPWAEAVTLSLAQVAGHWHLLLTPDIWIRPAGEDAAQRAAVRAAGQEFTRERLATRYTSRTGQLLRGWLSLLSPEDLPVWDVPEGDGVQAAFRLSATPLASVLAPGGQFPVNGGSR from the coding sequence TTGCGCACGCAGGCGCACGCGCTCGGGATGCGGGCCACAGGCACCGCGTGGCTTCTCGGTGCGGGCGCTTCAGCTGAATCGGCCGTCCCGACCGCCGGTCAGCTCATCGACCGGCTCCTGACTGAGCTGTACGCGCGAGAGAACAACCTCACCGTCGCTGAGGTCGAAGCGCGACCCAACTGGCTCCAGAATGTGCGCGCCGCCTACGACGGGCGCAAGGGGCTCCCTGCGCTGCGCGATGTCGCCATGTACAGCGCTGTGTTCGACCGGGTCTTCCCCGAGCAGGACATCCGCGCGCGTTGGCTCGAAGGTGAGCTGGACGGGCGACGGCCACACTTCGGCCACCGTGGGCTCGCGGCCATGATGGCCGCCGGCGTCGCCCCCTTGGTGGTGACAACGAACTTCGATCCGCTCATCGAGGACGCCTACGACGGGCTGCGTGCTGTGCTGGGCCTGCCGCGGCTGACGGTGCTGGCACCGCATAGTTCGGCCAACACTGACTACGCGGTCGCGACGGACAAGTCGCCGCTGCTGATGAAGATTCACGGCGACCTCGGGACGGTCACTCCTATGAACACCGTCGACGAGCTCGCCGTCGGCGACGAGGTGCTTCGTGGCGCGGTCCGCTCGAAGCTGTCGCGGTTCGGGCTCATCGTTGTCGGCTACTCCGGCAGAGACCAGGCCGTGATGCGCATGCTGACCGACGTCCTTGAGCACGACACGCCGTACCCGAACGGGCTGACGTGGATGCGTCGGCCCGAGGACGAGCTGGCGCCGGAGGTGCTCGAGCTGCTGGAGGCGGCCCGTTCCGCTGGCGTGTCACCGGTCCAGGAGCTTGTCGCGGGCAACTTCAGCGACCTGATGACGCACGTGCGCCGTGCCGTGGTTTTGCCGGATAACATCACCGACTACCTGGCCCAGCTGAGTCCGCCGCCGGTGCGCCGACCCGCAGCCATGCCCGCCCCGGCACAAGAGGGCCGGTACCCGCAGGTCCATCTATGTGCCGCGCGGGTGCTTGCCGCGCCCGGGCAAGCGCGGGTGCTGGATGTGCCCTCGAAAGTGACCGCCGAGCAGGTCCGGGACGCTCTACGGCACGCCCACGCCAAGGCTAGCGCCGCGAAGGTCGACGGCCGCTGGCTCGGCTTTGGGCGTGACTTCGATCTTCAGCAGGCGCTGCGCCCGCTCGGAGGGAACCCCACAGAGCAGGTGGTCTCACTGAATGCGTCCGACAGCACACTGGTCCACGGGCTGTTGGTGGAGGTTGCGGCGCTGGCGTGCGGCCACGTGCGTGGGTTGACGCCGGTGCTGCGCACCAACCGCCGCCACCAGGTGCGCGTCGCCACACCGCGGAGCGAGATCGGATCGTCACGAGCGCAGTCTGTCCTGTCATCCGCGGCGGGCGGGCCGGTGACCGGCACGTTGAAGGTCGAGGGGCTGACGGTGCCGTGGGCGGAAGCGGTGACGCTGTCGCTGGCGCAGGTCGCCGGGCACTGGCATCTGCTGCTGACACCGGACATCTGGATCCGCCCGGCCGGTGAGGACGCGGCGCAGCGGGCCGCGGTCCGAGCCGCCGGGCAGGAGTTCACCCGAGAGCGGCTCGCGACGCGGTACACGTCTAGGACCGGGCAACTGCTGCGGGGGTGGCTATCGCTGCTGAGCCCGGAGGACCTGCCCGTGTGGGACGTCCCTGAAGGCGACGGGGTGCAGGCGGCGTTCCGGCTCTCGGCCACGCCGCTGGCATCAGTGCTCGCGCCCGGCGGCCAGTTCCCCGTCAATGGAGGTTCCCGATGA